The Flavobacteriales bacterium genomic sequence GTGATGGGTGTCTTTCAGGTATTCGAACTGGGAACGGATTTGGTTGAGCAATGTTCCTCCCACTGTTCCGGTACCCACCACGAACAGGTTGAGTGTTTGTTGGTGCGACAGGAAGAATCCTTCGTGGATGACGTTCAGCGCTTTTTTGATGTCTTTGTTGTCGATCACCAGGGAGATGTTCAGCTCGGAAGAACCTTGTGCGATGGCAGAAATATTGATACCGTTTCTGCCCAAGGAACTGAACAGCTTACCGGCCACACCGGGCGTGCGTTGCATGTTCTCACCCACTACGGCCACCACCGACATATCTTCCTCCACCTTAACCGGCTCCACCTGTCCGAGGATGATTTCATTCCGGAACTCGGATTCGATCGCCTTTCTTGCGGTGGCTACATCATCGGGGCGGATGGCAAAGTTGATGGAGTGTTCGGAAGATGCCTGGGAAATCATGATCACACTCACGTGGTGTCGTGCCAGGGCGCCGAACAACCGCATCGAGATACCGGCCACACCGATCATACCGCTGCCATGCAGTGTAAGCAGGGCCACATGATCGATGGATGAGATGCCTTTGATGCCTGCATCGAAGTGTACACTTTTCTTGCTGACCAGGGTACCCGGGGCATTTACATTGAATGTATTGAGGATGCGGAAAGGAATGCCTTTTTCCATGACGGGTTGAATGGAAGGCGGATAAACCACCTTGGCCCCGAAATGGCTCAACTCCATGGTTTCCTCGTATGACAGATGACTCACGGGAAAAGCACCTGTCACCTTACGCGGATCGGCGGTCATGATGCCATCGACATCCGTCCATATTTCAAGTTCCCTTACTTTGAGTGCAGCAGCGATGATGGCGGCGGTATAGTCGGATCCGCCGCGACCCAGTGTGGTAATCTCACCGGAAGGCGTGCTGCCGATGAAGCCGGGCACGATCTGAACACCCTGCGCATCTTTAAAGAACTTGCGGATTTGTTTGTTGGTGGTTTCGAAATCCACCTGCGCATTGTTGAATTCGTTGTTGGTGCTGATGAATTGAACCGCATCCGCCCAATTCGATTTCACTCCCGCGTCCCTGAAGGCTTCGGTAATGATGTAGGAGGATAACCTTTCCCCGAAGCTAAGGATGAAGTCCTGGGTTTTCGGGCTGATCTCCCGGACGAGGAAAATCCCGTGAAGCACATCATCCAGTTCATTCAAGCGTACTTTCACGTTGGCCAGTACTGCACTCTGGTTGGCTACTTTCACAAGCTCTCTAACGGCGGTAAGATGGCGCAGTTCCATGGCTTCCAGCCCGGAACGGTAGCCCTTGTCGCCACTGGCTGCTTCCTTGCTGAGGCGAATCAGTTCGTCGGTAACGCCGCCGAATGCAGACACCACTACCGCTGCCTTTTCTTTTTTGATTCGCCCTTTGACGATCTCTATGACTTTCTTGATCACTGTGGCGTCTTTCACCGAACTGCCACCAAACTTCATAACTAACATTGTATACCGTATAAAAAGTTCTACACCCGGGCTTTCTGGGAGCCCCAAAATAAATAATAAGTGGTTGATATGACTGCTACACCCCCAAAGGGGTAATGGTGGTAGCAATGATGGTGATGGATGATGCAATGCTACCGGAACCGGTCGTCCCGCCGAATGTTGCAAAAGAGATATATGTAGCTTGCATGTTCATTGCGGGGCAAATGTAAGCCGTTTTTCCTAAACGACCACGCCGATGCGAAAATCAAATGTTAAAAAATTAAGAAGTCTGTGAATGCCGTGCGGTTCACGGAAGCATTCTCTTCCACAGGGGTTGCGGGTACTTCTCATCGCCCTGAAAGCCGAGTGCCTCCGGCTGCTCAGGTTGTTCGGGCCAATATGCCGTACCGAACAGCCAATCCCAGAAGCTGAAGAAAATCGCAAAATTCTGCCCGTGCGGCTGGTGGTTCACTTTGTCGTGATGCCATACATGAAAGCGGGGCGAATTGAGGATGTGCCGGAGCGGACCGTAATCCCACCTGAGGTTGGCATGATTCAGGTGACCGATCAGCGTACCGATCACGGCGATGATCAGGATCACATTCCCATCCACGCCCAGGATGGTCAGCGGCAGGTAGCTGAGGGTTTTGTATACCACCACTTCCATCCAGTGAAAACGGAAGTTGCCTATCCAGTCCATATCATGAATGCTGTGGTGAAGTTTATGAAACCGCCAGAGCCAGGGAAATGTGTGAAGGGCGCGATGAATCCACCATTCAACCAGGTCTTTGAAAACCAGAAAAACGATGGCTTGCACCCAAATGGGCGCACCCGAAAGCAGGTTCACAGACTCCGGGTTCCAGGAAATTTGAAAGAAATGTGCAATTTTGGATAGCAGCCAGGCTGTTGCAAGAGAAATCACAATGGCCAGGTAGTGCCCGTTGAATACCAGAAAAAAGAAATCCTGCCAGATGCCTTTACGCATGACCTTCTGTTCTTTCCTCCATGGAAACAAGCGCTCGAGGAAAAATACAAATACCGATACCACCAGCAACCAAAAGAAATACCCCCGCGTATTCCAGATAAAATCCCACATGTGCGCTAACTTTGGCCTATCGTTTGAATGCGTTACTTTTGAAGTCCGACCTTAATTAATCAGACCAAACAAAGATATGAGAAAAGTATTGGCTCTATTACTCCTGTCTCTGGTGTCTGCATGGGCATTCGCGCAGAACGGACACAAACTTTCCTTTCAGGTAAAAGGTCTTGCCGACACCACGGTGAACCTTGCCCATTACTATGGCGACAAACAATACATCACAGATACGGTGCTGGTTGATCATCATGGCAAGTTCGTCTTTGAAGGAGACGACACATTGCCCGGTGGAATATACATGGTGATCCTGCCCGGGAAAAAGTACTTCGAGCTGATCGTGACCGAGCAGAAGTTCAGCATGACCACGGACACAACCGACTTTGTAAACAACATGAAGGTCGAGGGCTCATACCAGAACAAGGTCTTTTACGAGTATCTGCGCTTCATCAAGTCAAAGGAAAAAGACGTTAGGTCACTGCAGGAAGAACAGAAAGCACTGAAGGAGGCCGATAAGTCTACCAAAAAAGTAGACGCCAGACTGGAAGACATTTCCAAAGAGGTTCAGGACTACAAGAACAACATGATCAAAAACGAACCCGACGCCTTCATATGCAAGGTGTTTCTGGCATCCAAAGACGTGGAAGTTCCTGACCCGCCCAAAGGAGAAACGGATACCCTTTACAAATACCATTATTACAAGAAACACTATTTCGACAACATTGACCTGACCGACGACCGCCTGTTGCGAACACCGGTCTTCCACAACAAGCTGGAGACATACATCACCAAGCTGACCATTCAGATTCCCGACTCCATCAACAAAGAAGCGGATTACCTGGTGGAAAGGGTCAGGGGCAACAAGGAGATGTTCAAATATGTGGTGCACTACATCACCAATACATATGAGCGTTCCAAGTACATGGGCATGGATGCGGTGTTCGTTCACATGGCCCTGAACTACTATACCAAAGACCAAGCTTTCTGGGTGCAGGAAGAGCAGCTGATGCGGATCAGGGAACGGGCGCAGGTGTTGAGCCGCCTGTTAATCGGCAAGGTAGCACCCAACATTGTGCTAAAAGACATGGATGGCAACTTCCAGATCCTGCACCAGGTGGATGCCGATTACATCGTGTTGTTCTTCTGGGATCCGGACTGCGGTCATTGCAAAAAAGCCACACCCAAACTGAAAGATCTGTATGACAGGGTGAAAAACCATGGTGTGAAAATCTTTGCCGTTTGCACGGAGACGGAAGAAACCAAATGGGTGAATTTCATCAAGGACCATCACCTGGAAGAATGGATCAATGTGGCCGACCTCGACGCACAGAATCCTTTCAGGTCCATTTATGACATCACCGCCACACCGAAGATTTTCCTGCTGAACAGAAAGAAAGAGATCATTGCCAAGCAGCTCGATGTGGAGCAACTTGAAGATTTTCTCAAGAAAGAATTAAAGGAAGAATTCTAAGGACGGGTTTCCTGTTCGAATACAGCACCGGTAATCTGATTGTCACCCTTGTAGAAGTATGTAACACCGTAGTTGGTGCTCACTTTCTTATACTCAGTAGCCACTCCGCTTCTCACCACCACAATCAACTCCACGGTATTGTTCCGTTCCTTGGTGGTACCCATGTTGTGCACGCCTTCACCCAGGTCGGCATATTTCCCTTTGACTTTTTCCGGGCCGGTATCCTTGTTCTGTGCTGCCTGATCCTTTAACTCCTTGATCTTGGCGAGCTGACTCTTTGGGTAGTTATCGTCAGGCTTCATGCCCATGGCCTTCTGGTAATGAGTAATGGCTTTATCGTAATCTTTCGCACCGTACGCCTTGTCTCCCAGAATCAGTGTATTCCTGTATTCTTCTTCCAGTTGCTGTTTCTTAGCCGCATCCTGTTTAGCTTTGAGGGCTGCAGCATCTTCCCTTTCCTTCTGCAGTGCGGCCAGGATGCCGTCAATCTCTTTGATGCGGTCTTTGGGCACCACCTCATACGGTTTGATGGCAAGGGCTTTCTGATAAGCCGACTTGGCATCTTCGTACTTCTTTTCGTTATACAGTCCGTCCGCCATAGCTATGGCTTCACGATAGGCTTTGTCCTTTTCCGCTTCTTTTGAAGCCAGTGCCTGCTGGTCGGCCAGGAGTTTATCGATCTCATCGATCTTCATTTGGGGATAAGCCTCATCAGGTTTCACCTGTTTGGCTTCCGTATAACCTTCTCTGGCGGTCTTGTAATCCTTCTCTTTTAACGCGCGGTCACCCTTGGCAAGGGCATTCAGGTAGGCCTGGTCTTTTTCTTTCTGGGCGGAATTGGCCAGATCCAGCTTCGCCTTCAATTCTTCCGTTTCCTTTATCTTTTGGGTGGCAACGGCGTCACCAGGCTTGGCATTCAGCGCATCTTTGTATGCAGCAATGGCAAGGTCGTACTGTTTGTTTGTGCGCTTCTCATCACCGCTGGCCATGGCTTTCTGGTAGGCTTCCTCTTTCTTACTTGCTTCAAGTTCGGCTTGCTTGGCTTGCAACCTCTCAATTTCAGCTAAGCGGTCAGTCGGATGTTTTTCACCGGGCTTGATACCAAGCGCTTTTTTATACTCAGTGATGGCAACCGGGTAATTTTCGATGGCAAATGCAGCATCCGCTTGCTTGATCGCCTGCATGTATGCTTGTTCTTTTTCGTCTTCCTTCTTCTTGCCTTCCAGTATCCGGTCTATCTCGCTGATCTTGGTCTTGGGCAATTGTTCGTTGGGGAAAATAACAAGGGCCGATTGATAGGACGCCTTTGCCTCCAGGTACTTCTCGGCATTAAGTTCCTTTTCAGCTTTGGTAATGGCTGCGTCGTATTTGGCACGCAAGCCATTTTGCTCTTTCAACAGGTTTTCGATCTCAGCAAGCTTTTGCTTGGGATATGCTTCCTCGGGTTTGATGGATGAGGCCCGGGTGTATGCCTCCTTGGCATTTGCATAGTCGCCGTTAGCCATGGATTTGTCGGCTTCCGCAAGGGCCTTGTTGTAAAGCAGCTCCAACTTTCGTTGCTCCTGACCGGCCAGGGCCAGGGCGTGATCTTCCACTGCCTTCAACTCGTCTTTCACCTCCTTGTGATACTTCATGTCGTAGTAGAAGTCGCCAAAGCCCGGATCAAAAGCTAATTTTGCAACCGGTTTGGACAAGGCGCTGATATCAAGTTCAGGGAAGAAAGGAAACAGTCGGACATCAAACTTGAATGAGGAAGAAATATCCGATTCTTCTTTCGGTAGCTTGGCGTTGACCTCAATGAACTTGGTCACATATTTTTCCTTGGAAAACTCAATGCGGTAGACATGCTGGTATGGCAGTTTGAACACCACCCGACCCTTGGTATCTGTATTCCTGGCCTGGAATTCGGCACCATCCTGGAATACCACAACCTTTGCGGCCGCCAGTCCTTCACCGTCTTCCCGCACGGTACACACCATTTCCAGGGTGCCCACGGTCTGACCGTATAAAGGGGCAGCCACCGCCGGCCATGCAGCCAGCAGGGTTATTATCACCATGTGCAGTCTGGTAACCATATAATATAATCCTCCCCGCAAAGTCATATCCGCACGTTCTTACACTGTTGATCGGACGTCGAGTTTGAATAGA encodes the following:
- the thrA gene encoding bifunctional aspartate kinase/homoserine dehydrogenase I — its product is MLVMKFGGSSVKDATVIKKVIEIVKGRIKKEKAAVVVSAFGGVTDELIRLSKEAASGDKGYRSGLEAMELRHLTAVRELVKVANQSAVLANVKVRLNELDDVLHGIFLVREISPKTQDFILSFGERLSSYIITEAFRDAGVKSNWADAVQFISTNNEFNNAQVDFETTNKQIRKFFKDAQGVQIVPGFIGSTPSGEITTLGRGGSDYTAAIIAAALKVRELEIWTDVDGIMTADPRKVTGAFPVSHLSYEETMELSHFGAKVVYPPSIQPVMEKGIPFRILNTFNVNAPGTLVSKKSVHFDAGIKGISSIDHVALLTLHGSGMIGVAGISMRLFGALARHHVSVIMISQASSEHSINFAIRPDDVATARKAIESEFRNEIILGQVEPVKVEEDMSVVAVVGENMQRTPGVAGKLFSSLGRNGINISAIAQGSSELNISLVIDNKDIKKALNVIHEGFFLSHQQTLNLFVVGTGTVGGTLLNQIRSQFEYLKDTHHLQLRVVGLTNTRKMAFAEHGVDLIDWKQMLQLEGKKADFGKFIDRMFKCNLRNSVLVDCTSSGDVAAIYKDVLEKSISVVTPNKIACSSPYNSYKALKRTAALRGVRFLFETNVGSGLPVVNTLNDLIKSGDRIEQIEAVLSGTLNYLFNTVSAKNSLSTTVKKAMDMGYAEPDPRIDLNGVDVARKILILARESGAKLEIKDVKVDHFLPEYCQKAKSVDDFMKTLQKYDADFEVKRKELEAKGRRWRYVATYKNGKAVLALKEFESSHPFYHIEGSDNIVLFTTMRYKAQPLVVKGAGAGAEVTAAGVLADIVRVGA
- a CDS encoding sterol desaturase family protein, with protein sequence MWDFIWNTRGYFFWLLVVSVFVFFLERLFPWRKEQKVMRKGIWQDFFFLVFNGHYLAIVISLATAWLLSKIAHFFQISWNPESVNLLSGAPIWVQAIVFLVFKDLVEWWIHRALHTFPWLWRFHKLHHSIHDMDWIGNFRFHWMEVVVYKTLSYLPLTILGVDGNVILIIAVIGTLIGHLNHANLRWDYGPLRHILNSPRFHVWHHDKVNHQPHGQNFAIFFSFWDWLFGTAYWPEQPEQPEALGFQGDEKYPQPLWKRMLP
- a CDS encoding DUF5106 domain-containing protein; the encoded protein is MRKVLALLLLSLVSAWAFAQNGHKLSFQVKGLADTTVNLAHYYGDKQYITDTVLVDHHGKFVFEGDDTLPGGIYMVILPGKKYFELIVTEQKFSMTTDTTDFVNNMKVEGSYQNKVFYEYLRFIKSKEKDVRSLQEEQKALKEADKSTKKVDARLEDISKEVQDYKNNMIKNEPDAFICKVFLASKDVEVPDPPKGETDTLYKYHYYKKHYFDNIDLTDDRLLRTPVFHNKLETYITKLTIQIPDSINKEADYLVERVRGNKEMFKYVVHYITNTYERSKYMGMDAVFVHMALNYYTKDQAFWVQEEQLMRIRERAQVLSRLLIGKVAPNIVLKDMDGNFQILHQVDADYIVLFFWDPDCGHCKKATPKLKDLYDRVKNHGVKIFAVCTETEETKWVNFIKDHHLEEWINVADLDAQNPFRSIYDITATPKIFLLNRKKEIIAKQLDVEQLEDFLKKELKEEF